The genomic DNA CATCTGCAAACTACTTCCTAACGTCCGATAAAGTGATAAGGGTGAGTACGCGTTACACCTGCCCTCTGCCAGCACCTCCACACATAACGGAGCCCCAGGAGAAGTTCTGGGGGCCTCTGGTCTGGAGCCAGCTGGGCCGGACGGTGTGGGTGGCAGGGGGACCTCGTTGCTGCTGGAGTCTGAAGTGGGGGTGAGAGTCGTCTTGGGAGCGAGAGCCCTTCACCTCTGAGATCCCACACGATTGTGTCAGAATTGACTTAAATTGCAGGATGCCCAGCTGGTGTCATGGAGAACTGCTAAGATGCGGGGGGAAGGTGACGAGATTTGAAGTGGGGCTCGTGAGCAAAGGGCCAAGAAAGagttcttgagacgtctttggtgcaaaaagctgattttattaaagcacggggacaggacccgtgggcagaaaaaGCTGCACTCGGGTTGTAAGGAACCACTGatcatatacttttaagtttgtggagggagggagggaggtataGTTACCGTAAGTCTCCAAGGAATTTCTGTGTGGTCCTGTGAGACCCTGAAGATTTACCTATTGTCTAGataaggttgcttttagtttttaaggaaGCGTAAACACTGAGGCATTAAGGCACCATAAGCGTCTTGGGAAATGGTACTCCCTGCAGGTGCCTGACATCCATCGTTGGGCTGCCGGCTGTAAGGGAgtttaaactacatttttctgGCCTGTGTGTCCCTCCtcagaaaaaaacccacccatTTGGTAACCAGAAGCGTCAGAAGCAAGGTGTTCTGTGTGAGGAGTAGAGAGATGTGCATGGGGAACACTACTGAGTTTTTCTAACACCCTTGTTACATTTCTAGACCAGAGTGGGAAGTTTCGGTTAACCATTGCCTTTTTAAACTATTTCCTCCTTCAAAAAGCATTTCAAGTGGGTATGAACAGTAAGAGGTTATTTCTTTAAACGAATCTAATTTCTCTTCCAGGGCCACTGAGGCCAATGAGACATTTGCTGCAAGAGTGAAATCTGAAAGGGAACCAAAAAACTCAATAATcaaggtaaataatattttaaacatgtttttaaatatcaaaatttttgtaaaacataccaaatgttttaataaagatAAGATTTAGAGAGTTGCTTGTTAAACCATATGAGAACccaaggtaaaagaaaaaaaatgtgtccctTTATacgttttttatatattttaatgattagCTTGATTGCAGAATATTAAGGTAGTGGGAAAAAAGAttaaacatttgcaaaacaaatgTACTAAAACCCACGATATTCTTCtaggtttaaatttttatttacatgaaaacaaaatttatgtattcaattttttaagtttattatttgagagagagagagagagcgtgagcagtggagggtcagagagagagagagagagagtcccaatcCACTGACtttgtggagcctgacatggggctggatcccaaaaaatgtgagatcatgacctgagccgaaaccaaaagtttgACACTTAAGCTTAACTGATGGACccgcccaggggcccctaaaactaaatgtattacttttttactttcttggctTTCACGGAAGCAGACTCCTCAGTAATACTTTGAAAATCCACTTGTCTTTTCAGTTGAGAGAACTGacatttttgacaattttttttcactaagTGTGCATCTTCCATAATTTACAACTCAGTTTGCCGAAACGTCTTTTGCATGGTGCCATTTGTGAATTCCaacatgttcatttttaaattgtcatcTTGATTAACAATAAGTTTGATATCTTGCACATCAAGCGTtttggattcatttttattttttaaagtaccacattaaaatattatgtatgaaCGCCTGAGTTTTTTGGAGCCCCACTACGTTGTGCGCTAAGGTGAGTGCTGCAGCCCGAGCTCCAGCTCTAGCCATAGAGAGGCCCTTGCCCACACCCAGGCCTGACAAAATTAAGTTCCCATGCAGGGCCTTCTGACTGAAAActcttctctgttctgttcctgaGTTTGGTCGCAAAATCTACCCAGGACTCACCTGAGGGATCGCTCCTCCTCTGAAGCTCTTCTTGCACAGGACTCAGGAAAAGTGGTCTGTCCATTCCTCAGGCCCCACACCATTCCCCTGTCCCATCACTTCCCATCTGTCTACTCCACATGCATTTGCTGTAAGCCACTCGGGGGCAGGAAATGTCTGACACAGTTTGGGAACATTTCTGCCAATACAGACACTCAGGAGCACTTCACAAAtactgaaggaagggagggaggaagtgggggggaTGGAATCAGGGGGACAAGAAGGGTAGAAAAGAACAGATGGTTTatctaataaaaaagaaaggggtaGACATTTATCCGATGACAATAAGCTTAGGGtgacttacttttttctttctttggctacATAAGTCCATACTCTTTCAGTTTTAAGTAACAGAAACTCAAACAActtaaccccctcccccccaaaaaaaggtgATAGTGGGGGTAGTGTTCTAATATTAAAGCCAGGATTTAGTGTATTGATGCCTGACTGAGGACCTGAGGCCAAGGCCAGTGAAAGGTTTTTATTAATTACGTTTCCATGCCACACAAGGCAGGGCTACAGGGGAGCTGCAGGTTTTCATTGGAGGCCCAAGGAAGAGGACAGAGCCTTCCTGGAAGCTTCTCTGGGGAAGATTTGGTAGGTCAGGTCAACAGATGAGGACAGGTAAGTCTGAGGGCAGGATCTAAGCCATATGGGCTGTCTCTAGCTGTCTGGTGCCTGGCCCTGGGTTGATTTAGGGCAGGGGAAACACTGGCTTTGGGTGTGCAAGTTTGATAAAGGGGGTGTCCGGGGGCATAGACTCGGCCTTGGTTGGTTTGCATACGAAACACATGCTCCAGGCCTGAGAATTGGCTAGTCCTGGGGGAAGCAGTCTCTCCCCAGAGAGGCTGCAAATGCCCGAGCACCGAGAATACAGATTAGAAGATCTAGTTAATATATCAAGATCTAGTTAATATAATCAAGATACACACAATCACCTTGACCTTGTGATGACTGGGTGCCAAATAGACCAATcacagaaactaagaaaacacagaagagggaCGAATGCATTGATCTGTCAAACTGAAATTTCAGAATCCCCTCCCATAGCAGGTGAGGTTTGATCCAGGAGTTCAGATGATGTCATCAAGGACTCAAATTCACCACCCTCTCTTATTCAGCCTCCCCTGATAGGCTCCATACAGAGACTTCCCAAATGCACCACTCAATGCAGCAAAAATGCCTTTATGCCTGTCCAGACATCTCCACTTGATGAGGAGCTAAGACGTCAATAGGAAGTGTGaaagtttatcttttatttttttttatttttattaaaaaaaaaaattttttttaacgtttatttatttttgagacagagagagacagagcatgaacgggggagggtcagagagaaagggagacacagaatctgaaacaggctccaggctctgagctgtcagcacagagcccgacgcggggctcgaactcacggacagcgagatcatgacctgagccgaagtcggccacccaaccgaccgagccacccaggcgccccatgaaagcTTATCTTTTACAGAAGTCCCAACGAATACATTGGTTCTGAATGGCTTGTGTGCCTAGAACTGAAGCAACCACTGTAGCAAGAGAATGGAATACACGGATGGGCCTGAGCCCTTCATACTTTATTCCTAGAGTGAGAAGTTACGTTAACCCTCCTGGGATTGTGGAGATGAGAGAGACCGTGATTTCTAGAAAAAACTCCGTAAACTCAGGAAGGGGACATAGATGCTGAGCATCCCCCCAAAAATGTCTGTTAATTAAAACTTTGCACATTCCTGCTCCCGGTATTTCTATCCCAATCTTAAAAGAGTCCAGATAATCTTCCTTTCAGGACAGATGAGCATAGCTTTAGTACACAGTAACTTTAcccatttggaaatatttagaaaaaaatacacaattttaaaaagatgtttatttatttcgaaaaagatagggagagagcaggggaggggcagagagagagggagacagaatcccaagcaggctctgctctgtcatgACAGGGCCCagcgtggggtttgaactcaccagaccacgagatcatgaccccagccgaaatccagagtcgaacgcttaaccgactgagcccaggcaccccacaatttttaatgtgtactttaACAAGTAGAGTGGACAGACAGTACCAATTCCATTTTGGTTACACGAAGCCATACTTTTACTAAAGCAGTCTCTCCCAGCTCGGCCCATGTCAGAAGTGCTAACATTTTAGCAGTACCCTTGGGATAAAGTGGAAGGTGTTTAAAGGCAGCTGTGTAACAagtagggaagaaggaaaaacctCTACCATCCCGTTTATTTGCAGAATCATCAAGAGCAACATTAGCTCTGGGTCAGGACACAGAAGTGCCCACAGTTTAGGAACACAGCCATCATGTTTCCTACTGGAGAGAACCCACCCAATCTATCCACAGCTTGGGGAGTGATGAGAAACCCAaagctctcggggcgcctggggggctcagccggttgaatgtccgacttcagctgaggtcatgatcccgtggtttgtgggttcaagtcctgtgccgggttctatgctgacagctcggagcctccttcagattctgtgtctccctctctccctgtccctcccctgctcatgctccagctctcaaaaacattaagtaaaacaaaacacagaaaaaaccCCAAAGCTCTTCCAGCAACACCCTGTAAGGTAAGAAGCTGCTGCggcctttgttttttaagtttcttccttCCAGGAACTTAGGAGGGCTCCACCCCAAAAATAATATTGGCTATCTTCATgcttctagaaaatgaaaatcttctgattttaaatataaacaccaATATCCCTTGCATTTAAATAGCATTTTGTGGTTTacctaacattttattaaaaaaaaaaaaaatcaaactatgaagcacAGGCAGGCAGGCCTTGTGGACATTTGACACATGAGATCGAGTCACAGGGCCTGTCACGGGACTTGTCACCGTGTGCAGTGGCAAAGCTCACGCACGAGCTCTGCTCAACAGCCACACCTGCAAATTTCCACCCTTCCCCTCGAAGCTCATAGGGTGAAATCTTGGGTTGGTACTGCTACACCATTTGTCAGGTATTTAGGTGAGTCGATGAGcactatttcctttcttatgaAGGTAGGGATCACGTGACTTAGCTCAAACGTTGTTTTGgagagcaaataaaataatgtatgaaaaGCGGCCAGCTCGATGCTTAACGGAGGCTAGGCCCCAGGCCTGTGCTCTTGCATTCTTACAAACCTCACAGCGCTGATGATCACTGGAAATGATAAACTTCCAGACAGTTGGCATAGGCAAATTTTATTTCTACGGTAGAAGCATTTATTCCGGCTATAGAAAAATAACACTATTTCGAAGTCAAGGTAACAAAACAGaagtatattttttccttctatgtcCATACTCCAACGTCACATACGGTTTTAAGACATTCTTAAATTAACAGGGAACAAACACAGAATCAAGACAGGACCTGTCAACAGAAGACATGTATTAAAGCTACAGTATCAGCCTGGAATTCAGAAAATACAAAGTGGTCTCGAGCAGTGATTCTCAGCGTTGGTGTGCGTTAGAATCAGCCACCTGGTAGGAAAAGAACCTTCAGCGGACTAAAGGCAAGTCACGTTGCGCCAGGCCTTGGTCTCACAAGAGATAGCAACGTTGCTCCTCCAGGAGGGGCGCAGACAAAACACACCACAGTATGAGACCAGACTCTTGCTCCCtgttccttctctgagcctctgattCAGGGACGGTCATGAATACTCTCCAGGATGGTACAGGTCAGGTCAGACAGTGTGGGCTAAGGGCTTCCCTAGCTCATTCCCACACAGCTACTACTGTGATCACCACCACCCAGCCTATACAGACcacactctccccccaccccgctcccccaTAGCTGCCAGAACTCAAGATAGAACCCTTGTTGATTGCAAGCCCATGGACTACTAGTACCATTTGTATATGTCGCTACTGCGTTTACTAGCTTCACCCGTTCACTTACATTAAAGTTTCAGTACATGGTTGAAAAGACGATTTTTCTATCTAAACTAAGACCacaaattcaaaggaaaaaggcAACTAAGCTTGAACCATGTCGCTTCTAAAGCATCAACACCCAGATGAATGAACGGCTTTTCAGAGTGACCCGTTCAGCCACTCTCTGATGTTCCCTTATAGTGATGGGAGTCTCTGGTTATAGATGGAAACATCTATAGATGGAAACAAGAATAAAGCACTTGCCATCCTCATCGCTGCCTATGTTCACTATACTACACAATCACGCTACACAGTGAAAGTTTTTGGCCATGGAAGTAACTACCCACGTAAGCATCTGCGGTTCTAACATTCTGGAACTACAACCAAAGCCAGAGAGGTGCAGAGTCAGGCGAGGCGAGGGGCCGTCAGCCTCGGCAACACGGACGTTTTGTGTTGGAGAAGTCCTTTCTGGGGGGCCGTCCTGGGCACAGCAGGAGGAGGTGGGCGCTCTGGCCCCGACACCCCAACGAAACGTCTccgaggtggggaggtgggggggggggtgtcaagaTCCTCcccagggagaagcagggagctGGAACTGCACAGACATAACTGAGACTCTGCGTGCACAGATCACACAGGACACCGTGGAATTTTCCTCAGTGGAGACGGCAGCATGTGGGCCCCTGCCCTGCCGTGTGTGCCGGACGCACTGCCGGAACCCACGGTCCCCACACGGACCCACCTCTGTCCTCCCGCAAACACCGACGTGCCACCGGGAAAAACACAGTTCATCTTCCACCAGTGTTCTGTGGCCCGACACAGAGGGAAAGCTCCAGTTCACAGACATGTGCCACGCGGGGAGCCAGCTCGGTCAGTGCAAGTGGCCCTCCTTCTGGATCCGAAGTCTCTCCTTCTCCACCTGTAGGCGCTCCTTCTCAATCTGCAGCTTCTCCGACTCAAATTTCAGAAACTGCAGCCGCTCCTTCTCAAGCTGTAGGCGCTCCCTCTCGAGTTTCAGCCTCTCCGTTTCCAGGTCCTGGGGCTGCGGCCCCGGCTTCTCGCCCTGGCCCAGCTCGCCGTCGGAGGAGGAGGGCGGCTTCTCGGAGCCGACCACCTGCAGCCTCAGCCGCTCCCGCTCCAGCTGCAGCCGCTCCCGCTCCAGCTGCAGCCGCTCCCGCTCCAGCTGCAGCCGCTCGGCCTCCAGGTCCAGGCGCCGCAGCCGCTCCCGCTCCAGCTGCAGCCGCTCGGCCTCCACGTCCAGGCGCCGCTGTTCCAGCTCCAGCTTCTGCTTCTCCAGGTTGACCAGCACGTGGGGCTCGTCGTAGGCGGAACGGGACGGCGTGGAGTTCAGGGTGAAGAACTCCTCGATGTGGGGGAAGTCGGGGAGCTCGCTCTCCCTCCTGGAGTCCGGGATGACGGCCGACagcatctcctcctcctcctcgatCTCAAACTAGAAGGACAAAGCACTTTTCAGGACGTATCTCTGCTTCGGCGGGCAATGTGTCTAAACACTGCTTTAAGGCTTTGTGCACCGTGCGAGCACAGAAAACCACTGGGGTTTTGAAAGATATTGACCAAGACTTGCCTGTTGTCACTAATACAGGTGACCCTTCAACAACGCGGGCTGGAGCTGTGCGGGTCCACTTACACGTACATTTTCTCGCTCAGTGCGGTGCAGGACCGGAAACGGATCTTCTCTTACAACTTTCTTAACTATTTGCTATAGCTTGCTTCATGTTAAGAATACAATATATGGTACACATAACATACAGATCatgtgttaattgactttatGTTAATGATAAGGCTTCCCGTCAACCgcaggctgttagtagttaattTGGGGGAGTCAAAGCTTATACAGGGATGTTCGATGGCGCGGAGAGCCAGCACCCTCGCCCACCCACGCTGTTCAACCGGGTATGTAATTAAGAGAAGGATACGTGGGTTAAAAGAGAGATTCGTGACCGGAAGAGCAATGGAATGACACTGTTAGGTCAAACTTGTGACTTGGCTTGAAAACTGGGATCTTAACTGTGCCCGGACTATCACAGTCTCCCACATCAGAACTgaaggaataaaaggagaaagaggattccCAGGCCAGTACTTACTTCGGGACTCTGGGggtctctttcctcctcttccacttTGACCTCAGTTAAGGATCCACCTGCATCCCTGAAATCTGCCACGTTCTGCCAGTCAAAGTTGGGATCGTTGCGGAATGCGATCTTGTCGTCCATCTCTTCGGTGAGAGAGTCGTCTAGAtcggaggtggggagggggaacccTGAGCCAACCAGCTTAATGTTGGCCTtcatcctctttctcttcatAAGCGCCCGCCAGTCCAGGTACCGTCTTTTCACCTCCGTCCCCGTCCTCTGCTCGCCTTCCCCCACGGCGTTCACACACTGTGCGATCTCCTCCCACGCCATCCGCTTCATCACATTAATCGTCGTGTTGAGCTGCTTGGAAAAAATGACTTCTTTGCGTTTGgtaatttctttcaaaagggTCTGAGTTTCTTGAACACTGAagttgctttttctcttccttttcaactGCTTCATTTTCCTTGCTTAAGTGCAGAGTTTTCACGGTCAGAGAAGGTGTGAAAAGCTGACAAAGGCTACAAAGTACAAAAATCAAGGGCAGTCCCTTCGAGGCGCTTTGTCTAAATCAGTCTTCCGTTCATCTAGTAGCACGGGCAGGCTGGACAATTcctaaagagaaaaggagaaaatcagtCCACTTGCAACTTTGCAATGTACCTCCACCCA from Panthera tigris isolate Pti1 chromosome D1, P.tigris_Pti1_mat1.1, whole genome shotgun sequence includes the following:
- the MSANTD4 gene encoding myb/SANT-like DNA-binding domain-containing protein 4 encodes the protein MKQLKRKRKSNFSVQETQTLLKEITKRKEVIFSKQLNTTINVMKRMAWEEIAQCVNAVGEGEQRTGTEVKRRYLDWRALMKRKRMKANIKLVGSGFPLPTSDLDDSLTEEMDDKIAFRNDPNFDWQNVADFRDAGGSLTEVKVEEEERDPQSPEFEIEEEEEMLSAVIPDSRRESELPDFPHIEEFFTLNSTPSRSAYDEPHVLVNLEKQKLELEQRRLDVEAERLQLERERLRRLDLEAERLQLERERLQLERERLQLERERLRLQVVGSEKPPSSSDGELGQGEKPGPQPQDLETERLKLERERLQLEKERLQFLKFESEKLQIEKERLQVEKERLRIQKEGHLH